ACCATTGATAAACCACCACAGATACTTCCTGGTTACTATTTGTTTCGAGGCAAAATATCTATTACAATTGCCAACAGTGAGATCAAacacattttaatttttttttttatatatatatatttcctgaaATGGGTTTGTTTTGAatgagacacagaaagacataGGAAGAGGAACGTTGTAAACGGGTTGTCAGTCAGTCGAGGAAGGGGACACAGAACAAACATGATATCAGAATACGCGTTTAATAGAGAGTAGTTTTactagtgcactaattttgatcagagcccttggtcaaaagcaatgcactaaaagcagtgcactaaaagcagtgcactaaaagcagtgcactaaaagcagtgcactaaaaatagtgcactaaaagcagtgcactaaaagtagtgcactagttttgatcagagcccttggtcaaaagtagtgcactaaaagcAGTCcactaaaagtagtgcactagttttgatcagagcccttggtcaaaagtagtgcattaaaaGTAGTGCATGCTTTTGTTCCAACCCAGCACTAAACATTTGGTTTAAATCATGGCCCTCAGTCTACGTAGGTGTCAGCCAAAAGGCCGACAGGCTTCTCAGGGTTCACTGTCAGTTTCCACAGCCTCCTGTGTGTCAGGTATAGCCAATAGGATGGTCAGTCTGTGCGATGCTCTGCTCTCATAGGTCcacttccctgtctgtctctggtctgggtGGGCATTTTGATCCCATGGCAACAGCACTTTGCCACGATCATATGACTTTACAGAGAGACTAGCAGTTACTGTACACACTTATTTAATATCCACATCAACAACATACACTTTATGATCATGGATCTCAAATTATCTAaaatcaccctctctctctctcccactcttaccttttcaccatctctctctctctctctcccactcttaccttttcaccatctctctctctctctctctctctctctctctcccactcttaccttttcaccatctctctctctcccccactcttacattttcaccctctctctctctctctctctctcccccactcttaccttttcaccatctctctctcccactcttaccttttcaccatctctctctctcccccactcttacattttcaccctctctctctctctctctctctcccccactcttaccttttcaccatctctctctctctcccactcttaccttttcaccatctctctctctcccccactcttacattttcacccctctctctctctctctctctctctctctcccccactcttaccttttcaccatctctctctctctcccactcttaccttttcaccatctctctctctctcccactcttacattttcaccatctctctctctctctctctctctctctctctcctactcttaacttttcaccatctctctctctctttctgtctctcacccacTTACCTTTCCTCGCTCTCCTTTTCCtttcatctccacccctcaacatgccccccccaccccaccccaccaccacctaTGGGTCTGCTGGTGCTGATGAATAGAGTGAAACGAGAAGGTCGGTGTATTAAAACTGGTAAAGGAGGATCAGGCCAAGTTAAAGGGTGATTTAAGGAAGCTGGGGTGTAGAAGTGATGATATTCTGGTTCCGGGAACAGGAAGAGAATCCTCAGGTTTACAGAGtgttgaaaggagagagagagaggtatagaacggTGTAAATATAATGTGGTATGGTTACATTACCGTGTAGGTATTGGTTTATGACTGCTGAATGtccctttttttgggggggtgtggTTGGCGAAGCTGCTGTCGCTCCTGCAATGCTCCTGTACCCCCCCCAGCTCAAGCTCACCCCCGTCGTTACCGCCCCCCTACCACTTCCTCCCCACCGGACCACCCTCCGATTCCCTTCTCAGACAGACCCATCTACCCCCCGTGAAGGAGCGTATTGGAGAATATTGATGTCTAAAAtaaagtgtgtatatatatatatatatatataaggtggATATGTGAAGTGAAGAgcgtatagatatatatatataaggtggGGGAGGTGTGGCAAATAatgatatataaaatatatatatatgtatagttGATTTAACGTCAATTTCATCTGGGATGTATTGGATAAAATGTGTTAATATTGTACATTtagaataaaaaatattatttaaaacAAAGAAAAGCAATTCAAAGTCTAGACAGATGAACTGCTTGTATTGTGAAGTGACAAACCACTGTGATGACAAGACAATGAATACGAAAACATCAACCACATACCTTGTACACGCACAAAAGGTGTGGTTCTGGAGCAGTTCTATTGAGTTCCGTCGGAGTCCGTTGAGTTCCGTCGGAGCCCGTTGAGTTCCCTCGGAGCCCGTTGAGTTCCCTCGGAGCCCGTTGAGTTCCGTCGGAGCCCGTTGAGTTCCGTCGGAGCCCGTTGAGTTCCCTCGGAGCCCGTTGAGTTCCCTCGGAGCCCGTTGAGTTCCATCGGAGCCCGTTGAGTTCCCTCGGAGCCCGTTGAGTTCCGTCGGAGCCCGTTGAGTTCCGTCGGAGCCCGTTGAGTTCCGTCGGAGCCCGTTGAGTTCCTCGGAGCCCGTTGAGTTCCCTCGGAGCCCGTTGAGTTCCGTCGAGCCCGTTGAGTTCCGTCGGAGCCCGTTGAGTTCGTCGGAGCCCGTTGAGTTCCTCGGAGCCCGTTGAGTTCCGTCGGAGCCCGTTGAGTTCCGTCGGAGCCCGTTGAGTTCCGTCGGAGCCCGTTGAGTTCCTCGGAGCCCGTTGAGTTCCGTCGGAGCCCGTTGAGTTCCCTCGGAGCCCGTTGAGTTCCGTCGGAGCCCGTTGAGTTCCGTCGGAGCCCGTTGAGTTCCGTCGGAGCCCGTTGAGTTCCGTCGGAGCCCGTTGAGTTCCGTCGGAGCCCGTTGAGTTCCGTCGGAGCCCGTTGAGTTCCGTTGTCTCCACCAGTTCAGATTCTCCACTGACCTGTGAACTAAACTCAAtcttctctctttcacactcatCCTTTCTGAAAATAACCTTCAGGTCTCTCCCCAAACTGAGGAAGATGTGCTGTACTCCTCTTCCATCTTCACCTTCTCCCTTTTAATGGTTTttattttctgttgtttttttttatttatcttaTTGAGAGAAATGGTTGGTTTTATCTACATTGATTGATCTCTTTTCGATTGGCCATATTATGATGAGATCGACTTTGAATGGTCAGATTTAAATTAGAGATTCACTCTgatttggttcatccttggggtgGCAGGATGACATCTCTACAGTCTGTTTGATCAGTATTCCTCCTCATTTGTTCTAATTTCCCAGGTTGAGTTACAGTACCCATTCCCATGTaacctgtgttaaactgtatagattgtgcaaaaaaaaaaagatgcCTGCAAGATAACATGAAAGAAAAACCCTATCAATTACAGAAAAATAAAGTGATGTAAAATGTATAAAAGAAGTTGAGAAACAAAGTGTTAAGGGAcaaatgtaatgtattgtcattaATGTTTTTGTTGGAAGAGGGCTACTGGACAAAGAATTGACTGTAATAAAGTCATTTTGGTACTTCTGAGTCCTGTCAGAGTGTTGTGGGTTGAGCGtgaatacgtgtgtgtgtgtgggttcagcgtgaatacgtgtgtgtgtgtgtgtgtgtgtgggttcagcgtgaatacgtgtgtgtgtgtgtgtgcgtgcgtgcgtacataCTGCTTATTCAACGACTCTGCAAGACAATGACAGTAGATGATTGTGGAAAGAATACAAATCCTTCTAGCTTTACTCAAAGAAGATATATAAACCGAACAAATGACCAGGGATTTTTGACATCAGGTCACATGGTGGGTCCGGTATGGCACCTTGCACTGTTGAATGTCAATGTGGCATTTCATTCACTATACGCCCCTTTCTGTGGTTGCAAACTACTGTGGCATGAGAGCGATGCGCATACCCCTCCCTGCTAATACGGAAACCGCTAGTTACGGATGTTGTAAGTCTGGAACCTCTCGTTACGGATGTTGTAAATCTGGAACCTCTAGTTACGGATGTTGTAAATCTGGAACCACTAGTTACGGATGTTGTAAGTCTGGAACCTCTAGTTACGGATGTTGTAAATCTGGAACCTCTAGTTACGGATGTTGTAAATCTGGAACCTCTAGTTACGGATGTTGTAAATCTGGAACCTCTAGTTACGGATGTTGTAAATCTGGAACTGATAGTTACGGATGTTGTAAGTCTGGAACCTCTAGTTACGGATGACGGATGTTGTAAATCTGGAACCTCTAGTTACGGATGTTGTAAATCTGGAACCACTAGTTACGGATGTTGTAAGTGTGGAACCTCTAGTTACGGATGTTGTAAGTCTGGAACCTCTAGTTACGGATGACGGATGTTGTAAATCTGGAACCTCTAGTTACGGATGTTGTAAATCTGGAACCACTAGTTACGGATGTTGTAAGTCTGGAACTGATAGTTACGGATGTTGTAAATCTGGAACCACTAGTTACGGATGTTGTAAATCTGGAACCTCTAGTTACGGATGTTGTAAATCTGGAACCACTAGTTACGGATGTTGTAAGTCTGGAACCTCTAGTTACGGATGTTGTAAATCTGGAACCTCTAGTTACGGATGTTGTAAATCTGCAACCTCTAGTTACGGATGTTGTAAGTCTGGAACCTCTAGTTACGGATGTTGTAAGTCTGGAACTGATAGTTACGGATGTTGTAAGTCTGGAACTGATAGTTACGGATGTTGTACATCTGGAACCTCTAGTTACGGATGTTGTATATCTGGAACCTCTAGTTACGGATGTTGTAAATCTGGAACCTCTAGTTACGGATGTTGTAAATCTGGAACCTCTAGTTACGGATGTTGTAAATCTGGAACCTCTAGTTACGGATGTTGTAAGTCTGGAACCTCTAGTTACGGATGACGGATGTTGTAAATCTGGAACCTCTAGTTACGGATGTTGTAAATCTGGAACCTCTAGTTACGGATGTTGTAAATCTGGAACCTCTAGTTACGGATGTTGTAAATCTGGAACCTCTAGTTACGGATGTTGTAAGTCTGGAACCGCTAGTTACGGATGTTGTACATCTGGAACCTCTAGTTACGGATGTTGTAAATCTGGAACCACTAGTTACGGATGTTGTAAATCTGGAACCTCTAGTTACGGATGTTGTAAATCTGGAACCTCTAGTTACGGATGTTGTAAATCTGGAACCTCTAGTTACGGATGTTGTAAGTCTGGAACTGATAGTTACGGATGTTGTAAATCTGGAACCTCTAGTTACGGATGTTGTAAGTCTGGAACTGATAGTTACGGATGTTGTAAGTCTGGAACCGCTAGTTACGGATGTTGTAAATCTGGAACCGCTAGTTACGGATGTTGTAAGTCTGGAACTGATAGTTACGGATGTTGTAAATCTGGAACCTCTAGTTACGGATGTTGTAAGTCTGGAACCTCTAGTTACGGATAAACGGATGTTGTAAATCTGGAACCGCTAGTTACGGATGTTGTAAATCTGGAACCGCTAGTTACGGATGTTGTAAGTCTGGAACTGATAGTTACGGATGTTGTAAGTCTGGAACCGCTAGTTACGGATGTTGTAAATCTGGAACTGATAGTTACGGATGTTGTAAATCTGGAACCTCTCGTTACGGATGTTGTACATCTGGAACCTCTAGTTACGGATGTTGTAAATCTGGAACCGATAGTTACGGATGTTGTAAATCTGGAACCACTAGTTACGGATGTTGTACATCTGGAACCTCTAGTTACGGATGTTGTAAATCTGGAACCGATAGTTACGGATGTTGTAAATCTGGAACCACTAGTTACGGATGTTGTACATCTGGAACCTCTAGTTACGGATGTTGTAAATCTGGAACCGCTAGTTACGGATGTTGTAAATCTGGAACCTCTAGTTACGGATGTTGTAAATCTGGAACCTCTAGTTAAAAAAAGGCAGGTTATGAGCTACGCAAATCCATAAAAAAAAACTATACAAACTCAAACTTGAATAGATATTTGACAACTCAAGACCTGTCCTACGCAAGGACTACAGCCAACAAATCCAGCCGCGTGTTGCCTTCCTCACAGATGAGCTTAACACATACTATGCTCGCCTTCGAGGCAGACGATACCGAGCCATCCAGAAAGGCGGTCACCACTCCGGACGTCTAGGTGCTGTCGCTCTCCGAGACGAACTGGAGGAAAACTCTCAGAAGAGTGATTACTCAACAAACAGACAAGGGGTGTGTCCTCACCCCTCTGCTGTACTCCCTTAGgggccccccaggggtgtgtcctcacccctctgctgtactcccttaggggccccccaggggtgtgtcctcagccctctgctgtactccctTAGGGcccccccaggggtgtgtcctcagccctctgctgtactccctgttcacccacgactgtataGCATTGCACGACACCAACTCTATCATCAAATTAGCTAAAGACACCAGtcagttgtaggcctgataaccaatAACGATGAgtcaacctatagggaggaggtcccCACTTGTCCAAACGTTCTTTGTTTTACcgtccttgtgaggacttctggtccccacaaggatagtaaaaccaaacacacacacacggagagtaAACACACAGGCTACACAATTGCTGTTATTAGACTCTTAGTTACTATTGCtaatactgcacaatttaaacacttgaCCCCCCCCCAAACCACTTTTCACTgatacatgtgtaaatattgttCTTGCTGTATtttatacttatgctaaaatgtttatttatttatttactcgaCTGGGAAATGTACATTATTATGTTTGTATTCTTGTgtattattgttgttgcattgtagAGAAGGAACCAGCAAGTAACATTTGGTTGGACGGTGTTTACCAGGATTATCCTTGAAAACACTTGTAATGGCTGATGTATTTGGTGCTGTTCTTCTTCTCTAGTAAACATGTCAGCCAGACAGCAGGACTCTGATCCTGTTTACGCTGATTAGTTTGTTTAGCAGCCGAGACATACCAAtgcctccacattcactctgtaccgtaataccctgtatatagcctccacattgactctgtaccgtaacaccctgtatatagcctccacattcactctgtaccgtaataccctgtatatagcctccacattcactctgtaccgtaataccctgtatatagtctccacattgactctgtaccggtaccccctgtatatagcctccacattcactctgtaccgtaataccctgtatatagcctccacattgactctgtaccggtaccccctgtatatagtctccacattgactctgtaccgtaacaccctgtatatagcctccacattgactctgtaccgtaacaccctgtatataacctccacattgactctgtaccataataccctgtatatagcctccacattgactctgtaccgtaacaccctgtatatagcctccacattgactctgtaccgtaataccctgtatatagcctccacattgactcggtaccagtaccccctgtatatagtctcgttattgttattctcattgtgttactttttatgtTAGTCTACTTGGTgcatattttcttcttcttgaactgcacagttggttaagggcttgtcattaaagcatttcatggtcaagtctacacttgtattcgccgcatgtgacaaataaagtttgatttgatgcaATATAGCATAAAACACAAATAACGAGCAATCATGGCTCAAGTAATACTACTGTACTGTCGCTTTAATACATTTACAGAAATACAAAACCATAGAACTGAAATACCCATTTAAAGACGAAGTGCTGTGTCTGTTCTAGATTTAAGAGCAAGATAAGTTCTACCGCCCATTCTACGTCTATATCTATGCTAGAATCACTCCCAGTCCCCATCTGTTTCCTTATGAAAGCTAAGCTCACAGCGTGCCTGTTAGAATCACAGATAGATCAATGCATTAATTGTTTTTTTGGTCGGCTGGGTCCTGAAAGTGACATGTACCCCCACCTCCCTCTGTGAAGATcacatctgcatcccaaatggcaccatgatCTCTATAAAGGAATATAGTCACcttggtccaaagtagtgcactatatagggaatagagtgccaatGGGGATGCATCCCACATCTCCTGTTCTGAGTAACACCGATTCATGAGGAGACCACTCAATAACCCATTCAATAAACAGGACTGTTCTCCAAGTAGCTGGacaacacagccacacacacacgcaagactTGGTTCTGGGTTTCCAGATTAAATGGGACATTCAGATTCACTGTGCTCTTTCAACTTCGGTTGACCAATCGAATTTGCCCATTGTAGAAGAGCACGTGTCCAAACCaagggaggctgctgaggggaggacgggctcataataACGAccggaacggagcgaatggaatggcatcaaacacctagaAACCATGGAAACCGTGGAAACCGTGGAAACCGCAGGTTTGAGGTATTTCATACCATTtcccgctccagccattaccacgagcccgtcctccccaattaaggtgccaccagccccCTGTGGTCCAAACCTCAGCCATATCTAAGGAGGGCGAGAGGGTTGAATTTGATCGCGCTTTTGTCAGCTATGCAAATTTTAAAAGGCAACTTTCCCGCCTTCGCGGAGACCCAattcacggtaaacactgcatacgtcagctcaatcggaaatgacctttaAATGTCAAGCTTGCTATAACACGGATCTACCTCTGATCGGATTGAATCCAGTCTTAAAATTATTATCGTTCTTTCACTGTACTTCCCTCATCTTCCTCCTTTTCTCCCTTTCATCAGTGCTCCCTGGGGTGTCTCCTATTtcactcttcctcttctctccatcctctcctcctttctcaacGTGTGTAGGACCTCTGCCAGGTAAactgtccctcctcccctcctcttcctcctccatcattgaggtgttcctgtgtgtgtgactgtgtgctcGATCTCTCTTCATCATggactccctcctcttcctccgggGGTGGGATGGTACtgcccctctgcccccccccctgccCATGCCCGTACTCCCCCCAcctcatccccttcctctcctcccccttcagaAATTCAGCCACCACCCTGAAGTACTCCAACACAGACACGCTACTCCAGttacctcccacctctccctccccctgtcctccctcctccagtccaAACCCACAGTGTCCGCCCGTCTCCGTCAGCGCCAGCAAGAAATAAGGGTTGTTTTGGAAAAGGGCGAGTGGCAGGGTGGAGGGGGGCGGCAGGAGGGGGTCGTCACGGCTACAGAGGCAGAGCACGGGAACCGCCACCTCGTCTGCGTCCCTCAGAGGTTCGTTCCTCTCCCAGTaactctcccagtccctggcagGACGACCCCGCTCCCCCAGCACCCAGGATGCCACCCCACCTACCCCTGATTCCCCTGCTACCCCAGCTCCCttaagggagggtgggggagcaGTGGCCCCTCTGGCACCTGATCTGGCTCCAGAGGTGGAAGCTGGGGCCCCAGGGAGGAGGGGTCCTGTTGAGTGGTGTGGGGTGTGTTGGTGGGGTGCTGTGTCCCCTGCTCTGGTGGTTGGAACCCTGGGAGTGGAGGCAAGGGTGGGGGAGACAGTTTTGGCACCGGGCATGGCCTCCAGGTTGGTGTTGTGGGGTCCCGTCAGATAGGGGGTGTTCAGGGGGGGTACAGTAGCCCCTGGTTTGGTGGTTGGTGTCCCGCTGGCGGTTCTGGCCCCTGGGGTCGGTGTGTGACTGGTTGGGTGTTGGGGGATATTGGGTCGCAGTGCAGAGCAGAACAGGGTCTCTTCAAAGTCTCTGAGGGAGGAACAGTGGAGAGCCCTGTCTACATCTAACACCCCACTAAGGGCACTGGCATACCTGGGGAGGACGAAGAAGTCAGAACATCATCTCTGATGCTTTAGCTCAGTTTACCAACCCCATTATCACCATGGCCGGGATTCAATGCCAGGCATGTTAAAGTGGCACACTACTTTAATGGACTTTTCCATGTAATTTACCGTCAACGTTTATCCTGAAGGTGATAATGTAGGAGGAAATTACATCAAAAAGGTACACTGTGTAATACTGCTTTGTGGGTTAACACACCCGGTCTAAAAGTTGCAATTGGAGAGGCAGATTATTGTTCTATAAACTAAACATCATAACGATAATCATCATCATCTCTCTCCTACCTGCTGAGCTGCAGTTTGCGTTGGATCAGCACTGCCCAGCGGTAGAGTGGCGGCAGGGGCGTGTCAAACCACAGTTGGCCCTGCAGGACAGGTGAGATGCAGGCTGCAGCCGTCAGGTAAGAGGAGGAGCCACACTCTCCCAAGTAGGACAGCAGCAGGCCCGAACCAGAACCCTCGCTCACCGCTACCAGCACAGAGGACGGGTGCCGGCTACGCACATATGCTACTGTCTGGAGGACACAAGGTTAAAGGTTGTTTAATATTGTTATAAAACCAGCTAGCTAGTCTACTGATATTGTTCTGAAACCAGCTAGCTAGCCTACTGATATTGTTATAAAACCAGCTAGCTAGCCTACTGATATTGTTCTGAAACCAGCTAGCTAGCCTACTGATATTGTTCTGAaaccagctagctagcttactGATATTGTTCTGaaaccagctagctagctagcctactGATAATTGTTATAaaaccagctagctagctagcctactGATAATTGTTATAAAAACAGATAGCTAGTTAGCTTACTGATATTGTTATGaaaccagctagctagctagcctactGTTATTGCTATGAAACCGGCTAGCTAGCCTACAGATATTGTTAGAAAACCAGCTAGCTAACTTACTGATATTGCAACACTCACTAGGAGGGGTCTCACTAGGTGGGTTCTAGGACTAGCTCAATGGTCTCACTAGGAGGGTTCTAGGACTAGCTCAATGGTCTCACTAGGAGGGTTCTAGGACTAGCTCAATGGTCTCACTAGGAGGGTTCTAGGACTAGCTCAATGTTCTCACTAGGATGGGACCTAGGTGTGCATTTACAGtttaagttggaagtttacatacccttagGTTGAggtcattaaaactcgcttttcaaccattccacaaatttcttgttaacaaactatagttgtggcaagtcggttaggacatctactttgtgcatgacacaagtcatttttctaacaattgtttacggacagattatttcactgtatcacaattccagtggatcagaagtttacatacaccaagttgactgtacctttaaacagcttggaaaattccagaaaatgatgtcatggctttagaagcttctgataggatgattgacataatttgagtcaattggaggtgtacctgttgatgtatttcaaggcctaccttcaaactcagtgcctctttgcttgatatcatgggaaaaatacatttaaaaaatcaaccaagacctcagaaaaaagttgtagacctccgtaaatctggttcatccttgggagaaatttccaaacgcctgaaggtaccacgttcatctgtacaaacaatagtatgcaagtataaacaccatgggaccacgcagccgtcataccgctcaggaaggagacacattctgtctcctagagatgaacgtactttggtgcgaaaagtgcaattcaatcccaaaacaacagcaaaggaccttgtgaagatgctggaggaaacaggtacaaaagtatctatatccacagtaaaacaagtcctatatcgacataacctgaaaggcctctcagcaaggaagaagctactgctccaaaaccgccataaaaaagccagactacagtttggagctgcacatggggacaaagattctactttttggagaaatgtcctctggtctgatgaaacaaaaatataactgtttggccataatgaccatcgttatgtttggagaaaaaagggggatgcttgcaagccgaagaacaccatcccaaccgtgaagcaagggggtgggagcatcatgttgtgggtgtgctttgctgcaggtgggactggtgcacttcacaaatagatggcatcatgaggtaggaaaatgatgtggatatatagaagcaacatctcaagacatcattcaggaagttgatacttggttgcaaatggctcttccaaatggacaatgaccccaagcattcttccaaagttgtgtcaaaatgacttaaggacaacaaagtcaaggtattggagtggccatcacaaagccctgttcTCAATcccatatattttttgggggcagaactgaaaaagcatgtgcgagcaagaaggcctacaaacctgactcagttacaccagctctgccaggagaaATGGGctgaaattcacccaacttattgtgggaagcttgaggaaggcACCCGAAACGcacccaagtcaaacaatttaaaggcaatgctaccaaataccaattgagtgtatgtaaacttctgtcccactgggaatgtgatgaaagaaataaaagctgaaataaatcactctactataatactgacatttaacattcttaaaataaaagtggtgatcctaactgacctaagacatgttaacttggattaaatgtcaggaattgtgaaaaactgagtttaaatgtatttggctaaggtgtacgtaaaccttccgactttaactgtaaaGTCTGAGATGTCAGAGTACCATGTTGTATGCATGTGTCCCATTCAGCATTTGTATGTTCAACATTATACACAATATCATTATTAGGTCAATTATAGACCATACAATTATTATAGTAATATTATTGTGTACCTGCATCAGGTCAACAGAGTCTCCATACTCAGTCAGCCGTGGCGTGGTGAGAGGGCACCCCCCCGTGCCCCTACGGTGAAACACGAGGGAATAGAAACCCTGACGAAGAGCCATTCTACACAGACCTCTCAGGTGGGGCGTCACTCCTCCCCAGTagtgagggatgaggaggaggattggaggtgtggaggtgtggcaGCCCAATGCCTTCCCCCCAGGATggtgctccttctctctctcccgtcccacCGCCTCTCCCCCACCTACGCCTACAGCCCAGTCCAGAGCCACTACCCCCCCGTCCTTCAGTAGAAGGTGGTCTCGGGTAAAGTTGACCTCTTGTCCCTGGTCTCCTGCAATCAGGCCCCCCAACAGAAAACTTGAGAGGGTCTGGAGGTGGGGGTCCCCCCTGGGCCATGGGGCCAGTCTGGGTCTGGCCAGGGAACAGCAGTGCTGGAGCAGAAACCGGGCCAGGGCTGTGGGCTTACAGGCTAGAGTGGGtcctggggctggggagagggctggATGTGATCCCAAGCCAAGGCCCattccactctctctaccccagcttTTCTCTGGTGACGGTCCTATGGCAAGGCCTGGGGATGATCCATGCTCCTGTACCTgtgttcctcccctctcctcgccccagCCTGGCTCTGTGTGAGGGTGGTGGATGGGGAGCTCCAGGACCCAGCACAGTGCCACCCATAGCCACCAGGCGGCAGCCCTCACCCCCAGCCTCGCCATTCGCTGTACCGGGGGCCAGCGGAGAGCCAGGTAGAGC
The sequence above is drawn from the Oncorhynchus masou masou isolate Uvic2021 unplaced genomic scaffold, UVic_Omas_1.1 unplaced_scaffold_1628, whole genome shotgun sequence genome and encodes:
- the LOC135531531 gene encoding protein ABHD15, with the translated sequence MVTMATDQDVVSSCEWECDRVLYLLPSLLLFLLYLALRWPPVQRMARLGVRAAAWWLWVALCWVLELPIHHPHTEPGWGEERGGTQVQEHGSSPGLAIGPSPEKSWGRESGMGLGLGSHPALSPAPGPTLACKPTALARFLLQHCCSLARPRLAPWPRGDPHLQTLSSFLLGGLIAGDQGQEVNFTRDHLLLKDGGVVALDWAVGVGGGEAVGREREKEHHPGGKALGCHTSTPPILLLIPHYWGGVTPHLRGLCRMALRQGFYSLVFHRRGTGGCPLTTPRLTEYGDSVDLMQTVAYVRSRHPSSVLVAVSEGSGSGLLLSYLGECGSSSYLTAAACISPVLQGQLWFDTPLPPLYRWAVLIQRKLQLSRYASALSGVLDVDRALHCSSLRDFEETLFCSALRPNIPQHPTSHTPTPGARTASGTPTTKPGATVPPLNTPYLTGPHNTNLEAMPGAKTVSPTLASTPRVPTTRAGDTAPHQHTPHHSTGPLLPGAPASTSGARSGARGATAPPPSLKGAGVAGESGVGGVASWVLGERGRPARDWESYWERNEPLRDADEVAVPVLCLCSRDDPLLPPPSTLPLALFQNNPYFLLALTETGGHCGFGLEEGGQGEGEVGGNWSSVSVLEYFRVVAEFLKGEERKGMRWGEYGHGQGGGQRGSTIPPPEEEEGVHDEERSSTQSHTQEHLNDGGGRGGEEGQFTWQRSYTR